CGTTGGTAACACAGGACTTTTTCAAGTCCCATAATTACACTCCGACCATGTTAAAACCCGCATAGATACTAAAAACCCAGTATCTATGCGGGTTTTCTGCCTGACTATAAAAGCCCGCCAAATGACCGCCTGGGACACTTTTTTGTGGCGTTCTGTAGCGTAAAATTGCTAAAAATGCTGAAAAACAGTGTGACTGTTACGTATTTGTTACGTGTTTTTCCAACCTGTCAGCCTGCCCATCCCTTATTGGCTTATAATATGTCACGTAAACATCCGGTTGCGTCCGACATGACTTCCAACATGATTTTTGCACCTAAACGAAAGCCATCAGAAAAATACTCAATTGAAGTCATGCTGGTAATTTCATTTTGCGCATTTTCATAATTCAAAAACAGCGATTTTTCTTTGCCCGTCAGTAACTCAGTTAGCCTATCTTCATTTTCGGATATGGTCTGCATTGCTTTATCATAGTCTGAATTTCGAACAAACTGCTTCTCATTAGGATTTATATTTCCAAAAAATAACTCTTCCAATATGCTGTTCACAAAACCCGTTCCGCACGGGAGTTTCCTTACAATCGTATTCTACTCTCTTGGACAGGTATGGATTCTCACTTTACAATTCAGGATTTTTTTACTTTATATTGATGTTTTTTATTCTTTCATGTATATTATGTATAATTATAGAGTGAATAAAAAGGAGTGCTGAATATGCTCAAGGTATTTGAGACATCGGATGGCAGACAGAAATATTGACGATATTACCCAGTTGATAGAAGTTTCGGGGGTCAGCCGAAATTCTATCAATAAATTATTCCGCGGCACTAATCTGGAAACACTAAAGCTCGAAACGCTTGTAAAGCTTTGTGATGCGTTGGAATGCAATCTCTCGGATTTGATCGAATATAAATATGAATCAGTGTCTTAAAATCTTTTTTATGCAATCACATTGAAAAGCCGTTGATTACTGC
This window of the Ruminococcaceae bacterium BL-6 genome carries:
- a CDS encoding conserved protein of unknown function (Evidence 4 : Unknown function but conserved in other organisms), yielding MEELFFGNINPNEKQFVRNSDYDKAMQTISENEDRLTELLTGKEKSLFLNYENAQNEITSMTSIEYFSDGFRLGAKIMLEVMSDATGCLRDIL
- a CDS encoding Transcriptional regulator — protein: MADRNIDDITQLIEVSGVSRNSINKLFRGTNLETLKLETLVKLCDALECNLSDLIEYKYESVS